The Penaeus vannamei isolate JL-2024 chromosome 39, ASM4276789v1, whole genome shotgun sequence genome window below encodes:
- the Stip1 gene encoding stress-induced-phosphoprotein 1, protein MADNKTKAAALKDEGNAALSAGNVQEAVNKYSEAIALDPENHVLYSNRSAAYAKMEKYHEALLDADKTVLYKPDWGKGYSRKGAALTYLGRLTEAVAAYEKGLQLDPNNQQLKDGLAECRAKMARDGPSKMMNPFSNPNVMARLATDPRTQEYMKDPEYVKMINDLSANPEALGTKLNDKRVLTTLSVLLGMDKGGMPMDEDDDEEPDPSPPPKKTPTPPPKKEEKMEVDKTPEQLQALKEKDAGNEAYKKKDFQKALEHYDKAVEIDPVNMTFYSNKAAVYYEMKDYEKCIAACEKAVEVGRENRADFKLIAKALTRIGNAYKSLKDYPKAKTFYEKSLSEHRTPETKEILSKLERLMKEQERVAYIDPAKAEEEKEKGNSCFKKGDYPSAIKHYTEAIRRNPDDPKIYSNRAACYTKLAEFNLGLKDCEECIRLDPNFVKGHIRKGKIHQVLKQFTKAQDSYQKAIDLDPNCQEALDGFRECMMAANSDPEEVRKRAMADPEVQQILKDPAMRMILEQMQSDPRALQDHLKNPDVAAKIQKLLQSGLISIR, encoded by the exons ATGGCGGACAATAAGACCAAG GCTGCTGCCTTGAAGGACGAGGGTAATGCTGCTCTTAGTGCTGGAAATGTGCAAGAAGCTGTTAATAAATACTCAGAAGCTATTGCACTTGACCCAGAGAACCATGTTTTGTATAGCAACAG ATCAGCTGCATATGCAAAGATGGAGAAGTACCATGAGGCTCTTTTAGATGCAGACAAGACTGTACTATACAAGCCTGATTGGGGAAAA GGGTATTCTCGAAAAGGAGCAGCGTTAACATATCTAGGCCGTTTAACTGAGGCAGTCGCTGCTTATGAGAAAGGGCTGCAGTTAGATCCCAATAACCAACAACTAAAAGATGGTCTTGCAGAGTGCAGGGCAAAG ATGGCAAGAGATGGTCCAAGCAAAATGATGAATCCTTTCAGTAATCCAAATGTAATGGCGCGTTTGGCAACAGATCCTCGCACTCAAGAATATATGAAGGACCCAGAATATGTCAAGATGATCAATGATCTCTCTGCGAATCCCGAGGCCCTCGG tacaaAGTTGAATGACAAGAGAGTCCTAACCACCTTAAGTGTCCTGTTAGGAATGGACAAAGGAGGAATGCCAatggacgaagacgacgacgaggaacccgatccttcacctccccccaagAAGACCCCAACACCACCTcccaagaaagaggagaagatggaagttGACAAAACTCCCGAGCAATTGCAG gctctcAAAGAAAAGGATGCTGGCAACGAAGCCTACAAGAAGAAGGACTTCCAGAAGGCCTTGGAGCACTATGATAAAGCTGTTGAAATTGACCCAGTTAATATGACCTTCTATAGTAACAAAGCAG CTGTCTATTACGAAATGAAGGACTATGAGAAATGTATTGCTGCTTGTGAGAAGGCCgtggaagtaggaagagaaaacagagcaGACTTCAAGCTTATAGCTAAAGCACTAACTAGAATTGGTAATGCCTACAAAAGCTTAAAG GATTATCCCAAGGCCAAAACCTTCTATGAAAAATCCCTGTCTGAACATAGGACTCCAGAAACAAAGGAAATTCTAAGCAAG CTTGAGAGGCTAATGAAGGAGCAGGAGCGGGTGGCTTACATTGACCCTgccaaggcagaggaggagaaggagaagggcaaCAGCTGCTTCAAGAAGGGAGACTATCCATCTGCCATCAAGCACTACACCGAGGCGATCCGACGAAACCCTGACGATCCCAAGATTTACAGCAACCGTGCTGCCTGCTACACCAAGCTGGCTGAATTCAACCTGGGTCTGAAGGACTGCGAGGAGTGCATAAGGCTGGATCCTAATTTTG TCAAAGGCCACATTCGCAAGGGGAAGATCCACCAGGTCTTGAAGCAGTTTACCAAGGCACAAGATTCTTACCAAAAGGCAATTGACCTCGATCCCAACTGCCAGGAGGCCCTTGATGGTTTCCGTGAATGCATGATGGCTGCCAATAGCGACCCAGAAGAG gtGCGGAAAAGAGCGATGGCAGACCCCGAAGTTCAACAGATTTTGAAAGACCCTGCCATGCGCATGATTCTCGAACAAATGCAGAGTGACCCAAGAGCACTACAAGA tCACCTGAAGAATCCTGATGTTGCAGCCAAGATTCAGAAGCTTTTGCAATCAGGTCTCATTTCTATTAGGTAA